Below is a window of Culturomica massiliensis DNA.
CTTCAAATACAAAGTTACAATTGTATCGGTCCTGTTTTCTATAACACAAGTCACCCGAAATACTGGACCAACTTCAAACACGTCAGAATCCGCGTCTTCCGGAATCACAACATTGCATACAGACAAATCCTTGACAACCATTGTCAATTGGGTATATCCAACCGTACTACCCGATACAAACAAATAAAACAATACGATATATTTTGCCATATTCATCTTAATTTACTCCAATTATCGGTAATTTAATTACAGATAACGGATATATATAATTTTTTTCGCCCATATATGTGTTTACTCTTTCCCTATATAGTTTTGTTGTATTTAAATAGCTATCATGGGAAGTCTGTACATTAAATGCACGACGTTCCTTTAAAAATATGCATATCAAAAGAGCATAAGTTCCAAATTACTTTAAGGCTTTTAATTTAATCAATATCTAAAAATCCTATTGAAAATCTCATTTTTTAATTTTCCGATGACAAAAAATAAACATTTGCCATCAACATCTAAATCGCTTAAATAGAAAAACACAATCAAAACTGTAAAAATAATTTTAAAATTTCCTTTTTATGGTATAGTAAAACAATAAAGTCCAGCATTAAGCTGAACTTTATTCTAAATAATAAACTTGAGTTCAACTTATAAATGCAACTTTTTGGGTGCGGATAATAAGCAATAAAAACATTTATTTTTCAGAGAGGAAAGAGAGACAATGTCCCCCTTTCTCTCACTCTGAATGGATAAAGTTTGCTATCTTTGCTTTAATTGTCCGTCCAAAGAAAAAAAAGTTGCAGATGAGCAAACATATAACCGAGGAACAAAGGTATGCAATTTCTATGATGTTGCAAATACCGATGAGCAAAAAAGCAATAGCGGAAGCTATCGGAGTAGATAAAAGCACTGTTTACAGGGAGATAAAGCGCAATTGCGACGCCCGAAGTGGTAGCTATAGCATGGAGCTTGCCCAGCGAAAAGCAGACAGGCGCAAGCAGCAAAAACATCGCAAGGAAGTGCTTACACCGGCAATGAGAAAACGGATAATAAAGCTGTTGAAGAAAGGATTCAGCCCGGAGCAGATTGTCGGCAGGAGCCGCTTGGAGGGAATTGCGATGGTATCTCACGAAACGATATATCGCTGGATTTGGGAGGATAAGCGGCGGGGTGGCAAACTGCACAAATATCTTCGCAGACAAGGTCGCAGGTATGCCAAACGTGGTTCTAAAAATGCAGGGCGAGGATTTATCCCAGGCAGGGTGGATATTGATGAGCGTCCCGAGATAGTGGAACTGAAGGAGAGATTTGGTGATTTAGAGATAGATACAATTATTGGTAAGAACCACAAAGGTGCCATTCTTACCATTAACGACAGAGCAACAAGCAGGGTCTGGATACGCAAGTTGTCGGGAAAAGAAGCCATCCCGGTAGCTAAGATTGCAGTATGGGCACTGCGGAAAGTGAAAAACTTAATACACACAATTACGGCTGACAATGGAAAGGAGTTTGCAAAGCACGAGGAAATTGCGCAAAAATTGGAAATAAAATTCTATTTTTGCAAACCATACCACTCATGGGAACGTGGTGCCAATGAAAACACCAACGGGCTTATCAGGCAGTATATCCCAAAGGGTAAGGACTTTAGTGAAGTAACCAACAAACAGATTAAGTGGATTGAAAATAAACTCAATAATCGACCTCGTAAAAGACTTGGATACCTCACGCCAAACGAAAAATTTAAACAAATTATTAATCAGAATTCTGTTGCATTTGCAAGTTGAATTCAGCAAATATTTTATCGTTTAATTTTAAGGTACTATGGTTTTCTCTAATTTTCCCATATTGTATACCTCTGTTTTAATGGTATCACCCTGCTCATTCATATAATACCAAATACCGTTGTTCACTCCTCTTTTACTTTGACCAAATCGTTTTACATTACCATTCTCATAATAAGAGATAGCTTCTCCATCAAAAAAACCATCCTTAAAATTTACGATTTGGTAGAGTTTCCCACTTTCATAATAAGATTTACTTAAACCATCCTGCTTACCATCCTTCCATTCTGTATAAAGTTTAATCTTATTATTACAATATGAAACTGAAATTCCCTCAGGACGTCCATTTTTATAATAGCGAATAAATATTGTATCTCCCCGACTATTATATTCTATGAATTCACCATGCAATTTGCCGTGCTTATAATGTCTGGTCATAATGAGATTGCCATTCTCATCATAATAGTTCCGTTCCCCATTTATAAAAAAACAACCATTTATTAATAAAATTGATGTTATACAAAAAATAATCCTTGTTTTCATATCAATTACAATTTACGGTATCCATTCTTCACTTATATATTTTTTCACCATGGGGTCACCACTCGCCTGCTTGTTTTTATAAAACTGAATCGTTTCAGTAACGTGCAATCGCCTGTATTTTTTCTTTCGAGTACCCCCCCACCAAATGCTTACGGTTCTGGTTTGAACATTTGTTTTCCGGATGAAAGACCATAGGCTACTGTACAATTTTACTGTGTCCCACACCTGATGATACAACTGTAGCAGCCTATCCCCTAAGGCTAGGGTTGCTTACCGTTTATGTAAGCAGCCTCTGCCCTAGGGAATGGGCGAGTGTAATATGCCATCTTTAGAATGCCGGACCAAAGCCCAACTAAAGCGGGCTTTGCTTTTTTAATTTCTCTTTTGTTTCAAATACCTTTTGTCGAAGTTCCACTTCTGTATAAAAACCATATGGTAAACCTAAATGGTCTTCTTCATAAGGAGAGAATCGACCAGCTACAGTTCCTAATTCAGCAAAAACTTGACTTTCCAAGTTGCTTAAAGTTGTATTATCCAATTCTAAATCATAACAATAATAAAATTCATCACAAAAAACAGAAGCTGTAATTGTTCCTGCTACATACATATCCATTAATTGATATAATCTTCTTTTATCTTTCTTATCAAACATACATTATGGAATTAAAGGTAATGGACCTAATGCTTTTTGAGTGTATTTAAAATGCCAAATAGAATTGGTCGTTTGGTCATAAAGTATCTCCAAATTATATTGTGTTCCATTTTTCCACATTGGAGTATAATGCATCAACGCACGAGAACCTCCGGGGTCAGGTAATCCCTTCGTGGTTTTAAGAACATCATCCATAAATTGAAGTGGAACTTTACGCCTTGGTTCTGTCATATGCTGAGCAGCCGTTTTGCCAAAATTATACAATTCTTTTCCTCCCCCCTTAGCAGTACCCCTCGCCAATCCCTGCAATCCGGAGATTCCGGCACTTAAACCTGTAGCAACCAACTCCGGATTAGTCCATTGGCTTAAAGCTTCGCTCCATCCCATCCGCAAAGCATTAACCATTGTCGGATTCAACATATAACGGGCTGCATTATTACGCGACCAAGTCGTTGAAAATTGATCCAGAGCATTGAGTTGAGCTTCCGAAAATTGGTAATCAGCCAACCCATATTCTCCTTTTAAATAATCATTAAAACCGGAAGAATTAATATATTTGACATCCCAGCTCGAGGCTTGTAAAAGCGCCAAAAAATCAGCAATCCGATCATCAGGAACTTTTATAACATCGTCACTCTTATCTGAAGATTGAAATATTACATTATAATATTTATCTACATAATGGGTACTAAGCTGACCATCCGGATCAATATAGATAAGCGGATTATTCCCGCAATAAGCATACGGACTCAAACCGTAATACTTCTCCAGCAACGGGTCCACCCCGAACCAACGCCCCGATTCCGCATCGTACATACGGGCGCCGTAGTCCAGATACCCTAAACCGCCCGTTGTCTGTTCCTCCTTGCCGTTGTATTTAAAACGGTTACCGGCAAACAAAGCGTAATTGCTCCGCTCCTGACGCATTCCGAAAGGATAGTAATCGTTCTGTTCCTTGACCGATCCCGTCTGATCCATGACCAGGCGGATACTGCCCAGGTGGTCTTTGATATGATAACAGGCACCCCCCGAATAAATACGGCCCTCATTAAAGCCCGCACTCTCGAAAGTCAAAGAACTGCCGTTAATCTGATAAATCAGACTCCCGTAATATTCGTAACCCCGGCCATCGGCCCCGACAACCGAAAGCTTCGTACCGTCCGAAGCATACGTATAAGTCGCTACACGGCTGCCCGATAGGATTACGCCTGATAACAAATTTAAAAAATTATATTCTAAATTCAAAGCTTTCCGGCTGTCGGACAACATATTTCCGTAGTTGTCATAAGTATAAGTTCCGTTTACCCCGGATACATTCAGGCCTGTCAAACGATTTCCGGTATATTGATACGTATATGCCTTTGACGACAGTCCGGTACTCTGACGGTTTAATGTCAGCAAGTTGCCGTTTTTATCATAGGTAATGCCCTGTTCGAAATAGGCTATCCGCTTTATATTGTTTTCATAATATTCGTTGCCCGCAAACCGGTTCAGGTTATCGTAAGTAAAAGTATACAACGACGTATTTTTCAAAGGAAAAACACAGTCCCATTCCGAAATATTCCCGTTGTAACAGGCCGTTCCTTTCGTCGGATTCTCATAACGCAGATTCATCGTAAACTGCGTGCCCGACTGACGGGTCTGCAAGCCCCTGATATTATAAGCCCTGGTATCCGTATACAGATTATTACCGTAAGTTACATTCTGTAGTTGCCCCAACTCGTTATACACATAGGTGGTTTTTGCTTTTTCCTCCCCACCCAGATAAACCGTCTGACTGAGCAAGCGGTTGCGGTTGTCGTACGTATTTACCTGTTTTACGGTCGTCGTCACACCGTTGACCGTATGACTTTCCTGAACAGCCACCACATTCCCGACAAAGTCGTAGGAAACACTGTACCGGCTGATGCCGCCCCGCCGGTTTTTCTCCACCGTCTGTATCAGACGCCCTTTCCGGTCGTAATAAAAAGCCCGCTCGATATAACCGGCCGAAGAGGTATGGAGGACCTGCATTTTACCGTCCAGAATCCGCAATTTCTCATATACTTTCAAGCCGGCCGTACGGGTATCTGCAGTAGCACCGAAGCCCGTTACGGCTGCAAAATTCAGGACGGCATCGGAAGGACGGGTCTTATAGGCATATTCGGCCAACACGACCAAAGCCGAAGAACTGCCGTAGCGGCATTTTTCCCGTATCAAACGTCCCAGCGCATCGTATTCATAGGCGGTATATTTGTCTCCCGAGGTTTTTGAAATCATCCGGTGGGCCGCATCGTACGTATAGGTCTCAGCCGCTACACCCGGCAGCTTACGGCTGCTCAGCTCTCCTTTAGCATTATAGGTATAGCGGTAACAATAGTTGTCGAGATCCGCACTGCTTACCGTTGCCGATGTATTCACGGCCGGAGGCACCACACACAGCAAACGGTTCAGGGCATCGTATATGTAATAGGTATCGGCCGTATTCGAAGCATCGATGTAACGCCGTTCCAACACTGTATTACCGGCTTCATTGGTATATACCACACTGCGTTTCCCGGCTTCATCGGTCACTTCTGTCCGCTTCAGCGTTCCCGCCTCGTAATAACCGAGCGAAACCAATGTACTGGCCAATGTTCCCAACCGCTTCACCTCTCCGCTGCCGTTGGTTCCATAGCCATACCGTATCGTATGACCCCCGCCGGGACGGTAAGCCTCCCCCGGCTTACTCTCTTCGAGTATCCGGTTTAAAGCCGACGACTCATATTTTTTGCTTACACGGGCATAATTCCCTTCCGATCCGTACAAAGACCTGTAATAGCCCGCCTGATCGCTCAGGGCCGTTCCCGTATAAGAAACCGAGGACAAAGCCGGATAAGCCAGCAAGCCGCCCACATCACGCCCCAGAAAATCAGGTATGACAGGGGTAACAAGGTCTTTCCCGGCAGGAGTTGCCGCAATACTTTTCTCTTGTATCATCCGGCCCAAACCGTCGAAAAACACAATATCCCGGGTATTACCGTAACCTCCGGGCTCCCGGTAAGTTGTCGTGATGATTTTATTTTCCGCAAAAGGAGCAAAAGTCACCTGCCCCTGCATCGTTTTCACGGCACTCCCTTTGACGGCCTCCACACTGTAGGTTCCCGGAGGCACATCCCCGTTAAACGAAAAGCCGAAACCCGTTCCCGGCTTCGTCTGCACAACTGTACCAGAGCGTTTCAACCGGTACGTAACTCCCGTTTGCGAACCGCTTAAAGAAACCGTACGGGTTTGGGTGTTTCCGCTGACCGCATATACCTGTAAGGTAAAAGCTGCTTCCTGGGTAACCATGCACATATTACTTTCGGAACGTATCCGAAGAGAGCGGGAAGAGCCTGTGGTATTGGCGGTATAACTCACCACAAAATAATAATCTGCAGAGTCCGTAGGTCGCTTTACTGTTAACCAATTACACCCTATCACATTTTGTAACTGATTTACAAAAGAATCATATACCTGCCAAACTGTATAACCGGGCTGTATCTGATAATGCAAAGTAAAAAAACCGCCTCCCGACGGTACATCCATTTTCGTTTCCGTAAATCTCTGTACCCCGGCTACCGATTGCCCCATCCCATAAAGAAAAGACAACCAAAGAACTGTCAACAATATTATCTTTTTCATAATCGTCAAAACATTTAATAATTAGTTCATATAAAAATACATGCTGCGGAAACTTCAGACCGGATCCGTCATCCCGTCGGAAAAGACGGATCGTGATCAACCATTGAAAATCCGGATTTATGTATCAATTAAAAATCATAACTCATAAATCCCAAATCCTCTCCGACTCATATTCCAATTTAAAGTCTAAAATTTACAACCAGCAACCTGCTACTGTCCTTTAATCATATACTCGTATTTCTGTAGCGGATTTCCGTCATCGTCCGTCATCCGTTGCAGGCGTCCCGCATTGTCGTACTCATAACTCACTTTCCGGCCGGAAGGATCGGTAACACTCGTCACCCCGATCAAGGGATTATAGATGTAAACCGAGACTTCCGCCTGCGGCAAAGCCGTACGCAAAGCATTTAATTTCGTGATATCATTAGCAGAAAGTACAATCGCTTTTGCCATTGCCTTTACAACAGCTTCTCCTCCCATTGCCGATACGACAGCCGAATAAGCGGCATTTTTAATTTCCGCAACAGGATAAGACCCGCTGTATCCCCAGAGATAACAAACCGTCGGTTCTCCCGGCTTTGTCAGGCAAGCCGGATTGCCGTGTTCATCGTAGCTTATGCCCTGACGTCCCGTTTCAACGCCGTTCAGCATACTGACCGAACCGGTCTGTTTTACCTGGGAAGTCCCACCAAGTGTCAGACTACTGTAAGTATTCTGTACGGATGCCGTTGTCCCGTTTACCTCCAGCTCTTCTTTGACGACCGGCAGGATATTATTCCGGGCACACATAAAGGTATACGTGTTTGCCGGATAATCCGCCGGATAGTAAAAACGCCTTATATAATTCTTGTCTCCAACCGAATAAGTCTGTTTACGCACCTGCATATTGTCGCCGGAACGGGCCGGATAATCCAGGCTGTTGTATTCATAAACCAAAGACTCTGTCATCAATGTATTACCGAAATACCGTTCCGTTGTGGTTGATTTCAAACGCGAACAACCCGTACGCACATATACATTAAAAAAGAAAAAATCGGAAAAATGAGTATGGGGAAATATATCGTACGGATGCGCATTTTCATCCCGCAGATAAATCATACTCCGGGAAAAAAGAGAAACCGGGATATACCGTTCATTATATTTCTGATACGTATTCGTCACACACTCTACCGGAACAAACGTCCCGTTTTCCTGCTTGTATACCGTCTTCTTTAACAGATTACCCGCTGCCCAGTTCGATTCAAGGGTATGACTACTAAAATATCTCGGTCGAAAACGGTCACTCGGAGCCTCTGAACCTATATACCTATAAATTCCGTGCTCACTGGTTCCCGTACTTTGTTGAGCTCCAAAAATACGAGTTATATTCTTTAGGTTATTGGGATCGTATTCGTAGATATTGCGTAACACTTCCAGACTATTGTTTCCCGTGACAGTTTCCGTCACTTTACTATAATAAATCCGGGTATCTTCCACCGGAACTCCCGGTATCCGCGAAGAAGAATAATAGGTATTGGTTTGTCTGACCGGCTCCGGACTCCCAGGAATTATATATGTAAAAGAATTATAACCCGTCTGAATCAGATAATTCCGAAGGTCATACGGATCGACCATAGAAGTCGGGACTGCATTTTCGTAAGTATAAACCCGGCTCTTTACCGCACTGACACCTCCGTCATAATCTTCTATTTTAGCAACGCGGATCCCTATTTTAAGCTGCCGGTCCGCACTCTCATATATTCCCGGTTCGTATGTAAAACGGGTATACCCTCCTGCAATCCGTCCTATTTCATTTAAGGTATAATAAGAAGCTTCCGGAAAAACATAATCCCTGTGTCTGGAACGGGTACCGTTATCCAAAACGACATTCAGAGTCATGTTGTTTTTCCCATTATAGAACCCAAATAAATCCTGAGCATAACCGTTACCGATTAAAGCCGTTGATTCATTAACATATTTAAAGGCATACGCGTCTGTTTTATTTCCGTTTTTATCAAGCATCTCCACTTTCGATAATTTCATCCGGCCATCGGGAAAATACGATTCATTTCCCAAATTCACCCGTTGCAATAATACGTCATTGGCATACAAGTCTATTCCCTTCAGTCTTTTTTTTAAACCTGTATCTGTACGGTCAGCAGCATAGGAATATACGATCTTATGTCCGTTAAACCGAATATCGGTTAAAAGCTGACATTTTTCATAACGAGTGTATTTATCTAATCGAAGAGACATATAACTCGTGTCTGCATGTTTGGGGTTTTCATGCACCAGTATAACGTATTTAACTGTTGCCGCCAACGCGGTACCAAGAGTCGTTTTACTCCAAGACTCTTCCGTGGAATAATTAAAACTCACCGTATCGGTACGGTTAAATGAAACAATTTTAGACAAATACCAGGAAGAACCGGTATAATCTCCACCACTGGACACAATATACTCCCGGTTGTGGAAATAATACATCATACCGTCCGGGGTCGTTATTTTAAAATCCTTATCCGGAACTCCCGGTAAAGGAGAAAGGGCAGATATCCGCTCTATCCGGTTTTCCGTCTCCGGTATCTGAACGATAGTACCGTCCGACTGAATAACAAACGATCCCGAAATACCGCAAAAATTATAATAATAACGATCCAGGCTCGCATTGGTGATATCATTGGCCACATACTTTAAATACCGGATATCATTGGCTGCCACCACTGAATCCCGGTCCCGGATATCCACGCTCTGTCCACTCAAACTTCCATGAGCTACACGGCTGATTACCCCACCGGCATTCAGACTCCACCCCAATCCCACAAATCCGGACACATCCTCAACCTTGATCCCGGAAGCATGATAATTTAAACTTACCGGAAAAGAGATTTCCCGGCTTTTGACCGTGTATAGAGGAACACTGATTTCCGGAACTCCCGTATAATAAGATACGGGATACTCCACAAAACGAATCAAAGCCGCCGCCTCCGGAGTCGGAGGTATAACGCTCAAATTCGAGGTCTGAGGTAACTCTGTCGCTTGTCCGGAGCTACCGAGGCTGATCGCCCACAATCCTAAATAAAGAACAAGTTTTTTCATGATGATGAAATTTAATAGTGAACAAATACATCGCCGTTCCCGGCCGGATACCGGCCGGTACATGGCGACTAAAGAGACGATCAATCATCGGTATGAGAAGCAATGGATCGGGAGACTACCGCAATACAATAGCCATACTAAAACACACCACCAATAGCCCAGGCAAAGGAAATGCTTTCGATTTGACATAACGGCTCATAACGGCTGCATTTGATTGTCTGTGTTAAATTTAGAAGACAAAAGCAAAAAAGATTCAATTGCCGGCAAACAAAAACCTTATCACTACACTTATAACACACTGATTATAAGACCTGTTTTTTACAAAAACCTTATCACTGCAAAAACAGCCATTTTTTAACTAAAAAAAGAGAATAAAAAACACCGGATTTATCAGAATAAAATTACATTATGTCTGATTTTTATAAATATTTCAATTTTTTAATTCAGGATTAAAAAAGGATAAATTGAAAGGTAATTAAAAGTTAAATGTTAAAAAAAACATTTCCAGTAAAAAAAGAGTCTGCGGAAAGCATTGATTTATTATTAAAGTTAGTATATTTTTGCAAAAAATTAGTGTGTGATGAAAATAACTTTGACTTTAATTATCTTCTTGGGGCTCTTTATTTCTTGTAATTTCAATTCTTCTCATTTCCGACAACTGGAAAAATGGGATCTTTTATTGAAAACAGACCCTTTCGCTGTAAAAGACAGTTTAAAAAATCTCGATCCCGATCTTCTGAATAAAGAAGAAAAGGCCTACTTCTATTTGCTGGAGGCTGCCAGTGGGGATAAAACCGGAACAAGGCTGAAAAACGATTCCACTTTACAGTTTGCCTATCAATACTATCAAAATCAAGACGATTTTCTAAAACTGGCCCGTATCCAATTTTATCTGGGTGAACACCTATATCTGCAAGGGAAGGATGTAGAAAAGGCTTACGACTTACTAAAACAAGCCGAGATCAACTACGACAAAAGCAGTAAAGACGATCCGCACATCCTGGGATTAATCTACTATTGGCTGGGGCAAATTCAAAACAGACAAGGCAATCTTTCAGAAGCCGAAAGCTATTGCAATAATGCCCTCAATTTATATTCCAAACTAAAAGATTCCATATCGGTAACTTATGCACACAGGCAACTCGGCATTTTGTATATAAAACAAAAGGAATTCAGAAAAGCAAAAGAACAATTGTCCGAAGCGAGGCGAATAATCCGGAAAATAGACGACGGACAAAAAACCAATATCACAGACCTCCATTTAAGTATTTTGAATTATCAAAGTTATCTACATCAAGAGATCAAAGATTATGATACAGCCATAAATTTCAGCAAACAATGTATATCTATTATGGAAAAACGAGATTTTTCCAAAAAATCGCCCCTTTATTTACTAATTACTAAAATATATCAGTACAAAGAAAATACCGACAGTTGCAGGCTGTACTGTATGAAAATGCTGAATGCTGCCGAAAAAGAAGGCAATTTATATAATATCGCCAACGGCTACAGCATCCTTTTCCAATTGGAAGAAACGGAGGGCAATTATAAAACAGCCTGCGAATTAAGAGGAAAATACAACGAGGTAAAAGATAAAATCCATTCCCAAAATAAAAATGCCGATTTAAAGGAACTGGAAAATAAATACAAACTCGAAAAACAGGAAAAAGAAAATCTGGCAACCAAAAACCGCAGTCTCGGTATTATCATGGTCATCTTTATCATCGCATTGGTGGCTTGTATCATTGCCTTGTATTTTATGTGGAACCATCGCAAACTAAAAGTACGGAATACCCGTTTAACCGAAGAGATCAAAAAAACCCAATGGGGATTTGCCTTATCCAAGGAACTGATCAACGACAATAACGACACCTATACGGAAATCGAACGGGTTCTTTACAGAAATGTCAATATTATTCCGACAAAGGTGTACGATGAGTTTCAGGACGCTTTCCGCCACCAGAAAAGCAATTACTCTGACCGTCTGTTTGCCGCCCTGATGAACATCGAAAACCGCTTTATTGAAAAGCTTAAGCTGCAATGTCCGGATATTTCGATCGAGGAAATCCTGCTGGCATCGATGCTCCGCCACCAATGGAACATCAGCGATATCGCACAGATCTTCCGTATTTCCTTCGATGCCCTGAAAAAAAGGAAGTACCGGTTAAAACTCAAACTGGTCGGAAACGACAATCCGAAAGTCACACTGGAAGAATATTTGAGTCAGTTATAAGATACATTTATTATAAAAAAATAGGCTGAAAAAAGGGTGAAAACAGGGATGTCCCCGGCATATTTTAGATTAATACACTTAAAATCAATACGTATATCCAATTAAAAAAATGATTTTGTCCCCAGGGATGTCCAAGAAAATGACTTGGAGGCCGGGGAATATTTGCCTTACCTTTGTCACAGCTTCAATAACCAAAACGAATCGAAGTCATGAAAATAAAATTATTCAGTTTAGTAGCTATATTATTTGGTTTGATTATCTCTCCTGCATTTTCAATAACAGACGAAGAGTTGCTTTACCAAGGCGTTGATATGGGAGATATCGTATATCCGACCTCAGTACAGCCGACATTAATAAAAGGAGTTTTATCATCGGATAAAAAGACTATAGTAAATACGTTCTTTGAAAATATGGGCAGAGTTGTGTTCCAGGTAACGGACATGAATAACCAGGCGCTTATTACCAAAGAAGCGATAGCCTTTACAGGGGGAAGTGCAACAATTGATATCAGTTCACTTGCTCCGGGCAATTACAAAATTTATTGTTTCATTTCGAGTGAAACAGCTCAAGTAGCACAATTTCAAGTTTTTGAATAAAGATATCCCAAGTTGATAATAAGTCAATTTTTCGTGTTGCCGTGCTCCTTTCCCAAGTCGGGGCATGGCAACCTTCTTAATGTGCGAGAGACTCTTAAAAATGGAAAAAAAACAGAGAGGTTCTTTGATCCCAAGTCATTCTGATCTGTTTTCTGCACAAACAACCGATTTCATACATTTACCAAGCTTGTTTGAGAAAGGATTGTTTGTGCAGTTTTTTTATACTTTCCTTTCCCGTTTTTTTGATTATGTTCATATTTAAATTGAAAAAAGAACGCTATATTTGACCGGAAGCACAAAGCCCAATCGGAACAAAATCGGGTTGAAATAAAATTGGTAATAATTAAAATCACCGGGATCAACAAAATCTGCGAAATCCCAAAACCGAAAAATTGTTACAAAATAAGCGGTACGGAATAAACCTTTATCTCAATAATACATCTAATATTAATTATAACAGCTTTATAATCATAAATACATCGAATATGAAAAACATTTTACTGACACTCGGCCTATTGGCTTCAGTGATTTTTTCTTATGGCGAAGAAGGGAGGCTATTACGTTTCCCGCACATAAACGGAGATAAAATCGTATTCTCGTATGCCGGAGATTTGTACACGGTAGATGCTGACGGAGGTACAGCCCGCCGCCTGACATCTCATATCGGCTACGAAATGTTTCCCAGATTTTCTCCCGACGGAAAATACATTGCTTTTACAGGGCAATACGACGGTAACACCGAGGTTTTTGTCATCCCGGCAGAGGGAGGAGAACCCAGGCGATTAACCTTTACAGCCACTTTGGGACGCGATGATTTGGGCGACCGTATGGGTCCCAACAATATCGTTATCGGATGGACTCCCGACAGCAAGCAAATCCTTTACCGGTCCCGCTGTTATACATTTAACGATTTTACGGGCCAACTGTTTACCGTACCGGTAGAAGGCGGTATGCCGGCAGAAATTCCTTTGAGTGACGGCGGTTTCGCTTCCTATTCTCCCGACGGGAAAAAACTGGCTTATAACCACGTTTTCCGGGAATTCCGGACCTGGAAAAGATATGAAGGAGGTATGGCCGATGATATTCGTATTTTTGACTTCGACACAAAAAAATCGGAAAAAATCACCGATAACAAACGGCAGGATATTATTCCGATGTGGTCTGCCGACGGAAAAGAGATCTATTTCATTTCCGACCGCAACGACGTCATGAATCTGTTTGCATACAACCTGAGTGATCAGTCAACCCGGCAGCTCACATTTTACAAAGATTACGATATCAAATTCCCGGCTATCGGAAAAGACCAGATCGTTTACGAGCAGGGTGGTTATATTTATAAATTCGACACCCATAGCAAACAGGCCACAAAAGTAAATGTAAATATCGATAATGACCAGATATACTCCCGCCCGGAACTGAAAGATGTCAGTAATCAGATCGCT
It encodes the following:
- a CDS encoding IS30-like element IS4351 family transposase, which encodes MSKHITEEQRYAISMMLQIPMSKKAIAEAIGVDKSTVYREIKRNCDARSGSYSMELAQRKADRRKQQKHRKEVLTPAMRKRIIKLLKKGFSPEQIVGRSRLEGIAMVSHETIYRWIWEDKRRGGKLHKYLRRQGRRYAKRGSKNAGRGFIPGRVDIDERPEIVELKERFGDLEIDTIIGKNHKGAILTINDRATSRVWIRKLSGKEAIPVAKIAVWALRKVKNLIHTITADNGKEFAKHEEIAQKLEIKFYFCKPYHSWERGANENTNGLIRQYIPKGKDFSEVTNKQIKWIENKLNNRPRKRLGYLTPNEKFKQIINQNSVAFAS
- a CDS encoding toxin-antitoxin system YwqK family antitoxin → MKTRIIFCITSILLINGCFFINGERNYYDENGNLIMTRHYKHGKLHGEFIEYNSRGDTIFIRYYKNGRPEGISVSYCNNKIKLYTEWKDGKQDGLSKSYYESGKLYQIVNFKDGFFDGEAISYYENGNVKRFGQSKRGVNNGIWYYMNEQGDTIKTEVYNMGKLEKTIVP
- a CDS encoding colicin immunity domain-containing protein, whose protein sequence is MFDKKDKRRLYQLMDMYVAGTITASVFCDEFYYCYDLELDNTTLSNLESQVFAELGTVAGRFSPYEEDHLGLPYGFYTEVELRQKVFETKEKLKKQSPL
- a CDS encoding RHS repeat domain-containing protein, which produces MKKIILLTVLWLSFLYGMGQSVAGVQRFTETKMDVPSGGGFFTLHYQIQPGYTVWQVYDSFVNQLQNVIGCNWLTVKRPTDSADYYFVVSYTANTTGSSRSLRIRSESNMCMVTQEAAFTLQVYAVSGNTQTRTVSLSGSQTGVTYRLKRSGTVVQTKPGTGFGFSFNGDVPPGTYSVEAVKGSAVKTMQGQVTFAPFAENKIITTTYREPGGYGNTRDIVFFDGLGRMIQEKSIAATPAGKDLVTPVIPDFLGRDVGGLLAYPALSSVSYTGTALSDQAGYYRSLYGSEGNYARVSKKYESSALNRILEESKPGEAYRPGGGHTIRYGYGTNGSGEVKRLGTLASTLVSLGYYEAGTLKRTEVTDEAGKRSVVYTNEAGNTVLERRYIDASNTADTYYIYDALNRLLCVVPPAVNTSATVSSADLDNYCYRYTYNAKGELSSRKLPGVAAETYTYDAAHRMISKTSGDKYTAYEYDALGRLIREKCRYGSSSALVVLAEYAYKTRPSDAVLNFAAVTGFGATADTRTAGLKVYEKLRILDGKMQVLHTSSAGYIERAFYYDRKGRLIQTVEKNRRGGISRYSVSYDFVGNVVAVQESHTVNGVTTTVKQVNTYDNRNRLLSQTVYLGGEEKAKTTYVYNELGQLQNVTYGNNLYTDTRAYNIRGLQTRQSGTQFTMNLRYENPTKGTACYNGNISEWDCVFPLKNTSLYTFTYDNLNRFAGNEYYENNIKRIAYFEQGITYDKNGNLLTLNRQSTGLSSKAYTYQYTGNRLTGLNVSGVNGTYTYDNYGNMLSDSRKALNLEYNFLNLLSGVILSGSRVATYTYASDGTKLSVVGADGRGYEYYGSLIYQINGSSLTFESAGFNEGRIYSGGACYHIKDHLGSIRLVMDQTGSVKEQNDYYPFGMRQERSNYALFAGNRFKYNGKEEQTTGGLGYLDYGARMYDAESGRWFGVDPLLEKYYGLSPYAYCGNNPLIYIDPDGQLSTHYVDKYYNVIFQSSDKSDDVIKVPDDRIADFLALLQASSWDVKYINSSGFNDYLKGEYGLADYQFSEAQLNALDQFSTTWSRNNAARYMLNPTMVNALRMGWSEALSQWTNPELVATGLSAGISGLQGLARGTAKGGGKELYNFGKTAAQHMTEPRRKVPLQFMDDVLKTTKGLPDPGGSRALMHYTPMWKNGTQYNLEILYDQTTNSIWHFKYTQKALGPLPLIP